Proteins co-encoded in one Opitutus terrae PB90-1 genomic window:
- a CDS encoding complex I subunit 1/NuoH family protein: MIADFYFNLHPLIQGLLKGLAVILVIFPIAGICSMAERKVAAWVQDRPGPNRAIVPWIGWIPFLGRFLQRLGLFHVMADGGKMLFKEDSTPGHVNKFYFIAAPILAMIPALTTVTVVPFGAYLDEAGRLIALGLAPVDIGILGVFAVASLSVYSLILAGWASNSKYPFLGSIRASAQLISYELSMTLAVLPVFLWINTPGAEATMGFTRAVEMQSGTFPQLNGLWFGFYMPVSAFIFLVALFAETNRQPFDTIESEADLVGSFHTEYGAFKWGLFFVAEYSHMIVGSAVFMLLFGGGWNPLPWLPLTTLAEWLNLTSHPFLLGVLSIVIFLAKVLAMIFFFMWVRWTLPRFRYDQVMQIGWRKLLPLSIANLIFYAAVIAAKDLQLGLPAYAVIAVATLGFLAFMFRPQKAATI; this comes from the coding sequence GTGATCGCTGACTTCTATTTCAACCTCCACCCGCTCATCCAGGGTCTGCTCAAGGGCCTGGCGGTGATCCTCGTGATCTTCCCGATCGCGGGCATCTGCTCGATGGCGGAGCGCAAGGTCGCGGCGTGGGTGCAGGATCGTCCGGGGCCGAACCGCGCCATCGTGCCGTGGATCGGGTGGATTCCGTTCCTCGGCCGGTTCCTGCAGCGGCTCGGCCTGTTTCACGTCATGGCCGACGGCGGCAAGATGCTCTTCAAGGAAGACTCCACGCCGGGACACGTAAACAAGTTCTACTTCATCGCGGCGCCGATCCTCGCGATGATCCCTGCGCTGACGACCGTGACCGTCGTGCCGTTCGGCGCCTACCTGGACGAGGCGGGGCGGTTGATCGCACTCGGACTCGCGCCGGTCGACATCGGCATCCTCGGCGTGTTTGCGGTCGCCTCGCTCAGCGTCTACTCGCTGATCCTCGCCGGCTGGGCCTCGAATTCGAAGTATCCGTTCCTCGGGAGCATTCGCGCCTCGGCGCAGCTGATCTCCTACGAGCTTTCGATGACGCTCGCCGTGCTGCCGGTTTTCCTCTGGATCAACACGCCCGGCGCGGAGGCGACGATGGGCTTCACGCGTGCGGTCGAGATGCAGAGCGGCACGTTCCCGCAGCTCAACGGACTCTGGTTCGGCTTCTACATGCCGGTGTCCGCGTTCATCTTCCTCGTCGCGCTGTTTGCCGAAACGAATCGCCAGCCGTTCGACACGATCGAGTCGGAGGCGGACCTTGTCGGCAGTTTCCACACCGAATACGGCGCGTTCAAGTGGGGCCTGTTCTTTGTCGCGGAGTATTCGCACATGATCGTGGGTTCCGCGGTGTTCATGCTGCTCTTCGGCGGCGGTTGGAATCCGCTGCCCTGGCTCCCGCTCACCACGCTGGCCGAGTGGCTGAACCTCACCAGCCACCCCTTCCTGCTCGGCGTGTTGTCGATCGTCATCTTCCTCGCGAAGGTCCTCGCGATGATCTTCTTCTTCATGTGGGTCCGCTGGACGCTGCCGCGGTTCCGCTACGACCAGGTGATGCAGATCGGCTGGCGCAAGCTTCTCCCGCTCTCCATCGCCAATCTCATTTTCTACGCGGCGGTCATCGCCGCGAAGGACCTGCAGCTGGGGCTGCCCGCCTACGCGGTGATCGCCGTGGCCACGCTCGGGTTCCTGGCCTTCATGTTCCGGCCGCAGAAAGCTGCGACAATCTAA
- the nuoK gene encoding NADH-quinone oxidoreductase subunit NuoK, which translates to MIPATLNTYLVLSAVLFAIGFIGVLFRRNTLILFMGLELMLVASTLGFVAFSRFNGTGGGNVFVFFILTVAAAEVAVGLAIIVALFRKRQTVEVDELNSLKN; encoded by the coding sequence ATGATCCCGGCCACGCTCAACACCTACCTCGTGCTCAGTGCCGTGCTGTTCGCGATCGGCTTCATCGGTGTGCTCTTCCGCCGCAATACGCTGATCCTGTTCATGGGACTCGAGCTGATGCTCGTCGCGTCGACGCTCGGCTTCGTCGCATTCTCCCGGTTCAACGGGACCGGCGGCGGCAACGTGTTTGTGTTCTTCATCCTGACCGTCGCCGCGGCGGAGGTCGCCGTCGGTCTCGCCATCATCGTTGCGCTCTTCCGCAAGCGCCAGACGGTCGAGGTCGACGAACTCAACAGCCTGAAAAACTGA
- a CDS encoding NADH-quinone oxidoreductase subunit J family protein — protein MASFLFNVFVLLAVIAALGAVLNRNTVNAAMCFMLSLIGVTGLFVMLEAYLLAFVLLLVYAGAVAALFLFIVMLLDTHTTKVRPRRPLGMFATLVSVALLAVGVLTLYQAPGLAAAPVPTAVGASLKVYAYELFTTYLLPVQIVGFLLLIAMLGVIVLSKKFDTTEGAK, from the coding sequence ATGGCCTCGTTCCTCTTCAACGTCTTCGTCCTGCTCGCGGTGATTGCCGCGCTCGGCGCCGTGCTCAATCGCAACACGGTCAACGCCGCGATGTGCTTCATGCTTTCGTTGATCGGCGTGACGGGCCTCTTCGTGATGCTCGAGGCCTACCTGCTCGCGTTCGTGCTGCTGCTGGTCTATGCGGGGGCAGTCGCCGCGCTGTTCCTCTTTATCGTGATGCTGCTCGACACCCACACGACTAAGGTTCGCCCGCGCCGGCCGCTCGGCATGTTCGCGACGCTGGTCTCCGTCGCGCTGCTCGCGGTCGGCGTGCTCACACTTTATCAGGCGCCCGGCCTTGCCGCCGCGCCGGTACCAACCGCCGTCGGCGCTTCGCTCAAGGTCTACGCGTACGAGCTGTTCACCACCTACCTGCTGCCGGTGCAGATCGTCGGTTTCCTCCTGCTCATCGCGATGCTCGGCGTGATCGTGCTCAGCAAGAAGTTCGACACCACGGAGGGAGCGAAATGA
- a CDS encoding NADH-quinone oxidoreductase subunit L, translating to MTPTQLALLVLLLPLASAAVIALFLRRAGEIAAVVSVLAAAGIATGALILAFGNHRFEATAEWLRLGDFSFPLGFKFDDLAALMLFVVGVVGFFIHVFSFGYMREDTAKARYFGGLSIFMFSMIGITVADNLFMMFVFWELVGFSSWLLIGHWHERPSASAAAKKAFIVNRVGDFGFLLGIAMCYWVHGTVTLSELDGVQPVGALLPLLLFCGAVGKSAQMPLQVWLPDAMEGPTPVSALIHAATMVAAGIYMLCRINVLMVPEALTVIMWVGTATALYAALCAIVQSDIKKVLAYSTLSQLGYMVAAFGLGSLAERHEMGGAVHEIVIAAGVGAAMFHLVTHAFFKALLFLGSGSVIHGCHHEQDIFKMGGLVKRMPVTFATFTIGVLAIIGMPGLAGFFSKDAILLLAYQKNAAVFVVLAFTAILTACYMVRVWKITFFGAPRSEHAEHAHESGSVLTMPLIVLAALAILGGYIGLYPDVFTGVLDLVPEAHGSTHTTILLTSLAVMVIGAGAGYAFYRPGAEDALAVKSPGAFTSLVGLRNSFDAAYDYYVAKVQQRFAMLLNFLEQIFLAGLIIRGLAGVVGLFGLGARAVHVGKLNAYVYWFLGGVAVLWLFAKGVL from the coding sequence ATGACGCCGACCCAGCTCGCTTTGCTCGTCCTGCTTCTGCCGCTCGCCTCGGCGGCGGTGATCGCGTTGTTCCTCCGTCGGGCCGGTGAGATCGCGGCCGTGGTTTCTGTGCTCGCGGCCGCGGGGATCGCCACCGGCGCGTTGATCCTCGCCTTCGGCAATCACCGTTTCGAAGCGACCGCCGAGTGGCTGCGGCTGGGCGACTTCTCGTTCCCGCTTGGGTTCAAGTTCGATGATCTCGCCGCGCTGATGCTCTTCGTCGTCGGCGTCGTGGGTTTCTTCATCCACGTCTTTTCGTTCGGTTACATGCGCGAGGACACCGCCAAGGCGCGCTACTTCGGCGGACTCTCGATCTTCATGTTCTCGATGATCGGCATCACCGTCGCCGACAATCTGTTCATGATGTTCGTTTTTTGGGAGCTGGTCGGCTTCAGCTCCTGGCTGCTGATCGGCCACTGGCACGAGCGTCCGTCCGCCAGCGCCGCCGCCAAAAAAGCTTTCATCGTCAATCGCGTGGGCGACTTTGGTTTCCTGCTCGGTATCGCGATGTGTTACTGGGTTCACGGCACGGTGACTCTCAGCGAACTCGACGGCGTGCAGCCGGTCGGCGCGCTGCTGCCGCTGCTGCTGTTCTGCGGCGCCGTCGGCAAGTCCGCGCAGATGCCACTGCAGGTCTGGCTGCCCGACGCGATGGAGGGCCCGACGCCGGTCTCCGCCTTGATCCACGCGGCCACGATGGTCGCCGCCGGCATCTACATGCTGTGCCGGATCAACGTGCTGATGGTGCCCGAGGCGCTCACCGTGATCATGTGGGTCGGCACCGCCACTGCGCTCTACGCCGCGCTCTGCGCCATCGTGCAGAGCGACATCAAAAAGGTCCTCGCTTACTCCACGCTCTCCCAACTCGGCTACATGGTGGCGGCGTTCGGACTCGGTTCGCTCGCGGAGCGACACGAGATGGGCGGCGCCGTGCACGAGATCGTGATCGCCGCCGGCGTGGGCGCGGCGATGTTCCACCTCGTCACGCACGCCTTTTTCAAGGCACTGCTCTTCCTCGGCTCTGGCTCGGTCATCCACGGCTGTCACCACGAACAGGACATTTTCAAGATGGGCGGACTGGTGAAGCGGATGCCGGTCACGTTCGCCACCTTCACGATCGGCGTGCTCGCGATCATTGGCATGCCGGGACTCGCCGGCTTTTTCTCGAAGGACGCGATCCTGCTCCTCGCGTACCAAAAGAATGCCGCCGTCTTCGTGGTGCTCGCATTCACCGCGATCCTCACCGCGTGCTATATGGTGCGCGTGTGGAAGATCACCTTCTTCGGCGCGCCACGCAGCGAACACGCGGAGCATGCACACGAAAGCGGCAGCGTGTTGACGATGCCGCTGATCGTTCTCGCCGCGCTCGCGATCCTGGGCGGCTACATCGGCCTCTATCCCGACGTGTTCACCGGCGTGCTCGATCTTGTGCCCGAGGCGCACGGCAGCACGCATACCACGATCCTGCTGACGAGCCTGGCGGTGATGGTGATCGGCGCGGGAGCCGGCTACGCCTTCTATCGGCCGGGGGCCGAGGACGCCCTCGCGGTGAAGTCGCCCGGTGCGTTCACCTCGCTGGTTGGACTGCGCAATTCGTTCGACGCCGCCTACGATTACTACGTGGCGAAAGTGCAGCAGCGGTTCGCGATGCTGCTGAACTTCCTCGAGCAGATCTTCCTCGCCGGCCTGATCATCCGCGGACTCGCCGGCGTGGTCGGACTTTTCGGGCTCGGCGCGCGCGCCGTGCACGTCGGCAAGCTGAACGCTTACGTGTATTGGTTCCTCGGCGGCGTCGCCGTCCTCTGGCTGTTCGCGAAGGGAGTGCTGTGA
- a CDS encoding 2Fe-2S iron-sulfur cluster-binding protein encodes MIAPPKPDLVTVNIDGKEIAVPKGTNVIEAARLVGVDVPHYCYHPKLSIVGNCRMCLVEMGMPAVDPATKAPVIDPATGKQKINWIPRPQIGCGTNASPGLHIRTTSELVKNCREGVMEFLLINHPLDCPICDQAGECKLQEQATGYGRGYSRFIEPKNVKPKRTQLGPRVTLDDERCILCSRCIRFCKEIVKDDVLGFIDRGSYSTLTCFPGKPLANNYSLCTVDICPVGALTSTDFRFKMRVWFLKQTNSIDTESSAGANTIVWSREGVIYRITPRRNDEVNDDWMADSGRVLYKQVNSPDRLLAPKVNGADAAADAAFAAAAEILRSVGPALAAGREPHQPIAFVVSGRSSVEEQFLAKKLVAALGASVHLVSYVGQGDGILVSADRTPNLRGALVTGLVSKLHHGAATPSSRPAGSAAVPAAPVETAGELPALPGAHPGPAVVTGLHALGTDIDADKVKTVVSLGEDLLAAGLTAAQLAKVAVVYLGTHANPTTAAARVVLPTRTVFEKNGTFINQQFRIQKFAKAVPGPAGATDDLTALAQLLAIVQAGPALPTDINALWKHIAAEVPALDTMSFGNIPWGGLLLDGSAWADQPFVEGESLHYKGPSRAANPEASKPSTPSNS; translated from the coding sequence ATGATCGCTCCGCCCAAACCCGACCTCGTCACCGTCAACATCGACGGCAAGGAGATCGCCGTGCCGAAAGGCACGAACGTAATCGAGGCCGCGCGACTCGTGGGCGTGGATGTGCCCCACTACTGCTACCACCCGAAGCTCTCGATCGTCGGCAATTGCCGGATGTGTCTCGTCGAGATGGGCATGCCGGCAGTGGATCCCGCGACCAAGGCGCCGGTCATCGACCCGGCCACCGGCAAGCAGAAGATCAATTGGATCCCGCGCCCGCAGATCGGCTGCGGCACGAACGCCTCGCCCGGTCTCCACATCCGCACGACGTCGGAACTCGTGAAGAACTGCCGCGAGGGCGTGATGGAGTTCCTGCTGATCAATCATCCGCTCGATTGCCCGATCTGCGATCAGGCCGGCGAGTGCAAGCTGCAGGAACAGGCCACCGGCTACGGCCGCGGCTACTCGCGTTTCATCGAGCCGAAAAACGTCAAGCCGAAGCGCACGCAGCTCGGCCCGCGCGTGACGCTCGATGACGAGCGCTGCATCCTCTGCTCGCGCTGCATCCGGTTCTGCAAGGAGATCGTGAAGGACGACGTGCTCGGCTTCATCGACCGCGGCAGCTATTCGACGCTGACGTGTTTCCCCGGCAAGCCGCTCGCGAACAACTACTCGCTCTGTACCGTGGATATCTGCCCGGTCGGCGCGCTCACTTCGACGGATTTTCGGTTCAAGATGCGCGTCTGGTTCCTGAAGCAGACGAACAGCATCGACACCGAGTCGTCGGCCGGCGCGAACACGATCGTCTGGTCGCGCGAGGGCGTGATCTATCGGATCACTCCGCGGCGCAACGACGAGGTGAACGACGACTGGATGGCCGACAGCGGTCGCGTGCTCTACAAGCAGGTGAATTCGCCCGACCGGCTGCTGGCGCCGAAGGTCAACGGCGCGGACGCCGCCGCGGACGCCGCCTTCGCCGCCGCGGCCGAAATCCTCCGTTCTGTAGGGCCGGCGCTTGCCGCCGGCCGCGAGCCTCACCAGCCCATCGCCTTCGTCGTTTCCGGCCGCAGCTCGGTCGAGGAGCAATTCCTCGCGAAAAAGCTCGTGGCGGCGCTGGGCGCGTCGGTGCACCTCGTCAGCTACGTGGGGCAGGGAGACGGAATCCTCGTTTCCGCGGATCGCACGCCCAACCTCCGCGGCGCGCTGGTGACGGGGCTCGTGTCCAAACTCCATCATGGAGCCGCGACGCCCTCGTCGCGGCCTGCTGGGAGCGCGGCCGTCCCGGCCGCTCCGGTCGAAACTGCGGGCGAACTGCCCGCGCTCCCGGGCGCTCATCCCGGACCGGCGGTCGTGACCGGCTTGCATGCGCTCGGCACCGACATCGATGCCGACAAGGTGAAGACGGTGGTCTCGCTCGGCGAGGATCTGCTCGCCGCTGGTTTGACTGCGGCGCAGCTCGCGAAAGTCGCCGTCGTTTACCTCGGCACGCACGCGAATCCGACCACCGCGGCGGCGCGCGTCGTGTTGCCGACGCGTACCGTGTTCGAGAAGAACGGTACCTTCATCAATCAGCAGTTCCGGATCCAGAAGTTCGCGAAGGCGGTTCCCGGTCCGGCCGGCGCGACCGATGATCTGACAGCGCTCGCGCAGTTGCTCGCGATAGTCCAGGCCGGTCCAGCGTTGCCGACCGACATCAACGCGCTCTGGAAGCATATCGCCGCCGAGGTGCCGGCGCTCGACACGATGAGCTTTGGCAATATTCCATGGGGCGGCCTGCTGCTCGACGGCAGCGCGTGGGCGGACCAGCCGTTCGTCGAAGGCGAATCACTCCACTACAAGGGCCCGTCGCGCGCCGCGAACCCCGAGGCCAGCAAGCCTTCGACACCGTCGAACTCATGA
- a CDS encoding complex I subunit 4 family protein, translating to MSNLPFDPLLVSIASPLALALAIAAGLPKRWSVRLAYVAFGIPALLALHVWWHFSAVPQENGYAFLTNYPTGLSAYGIGLKLGLNGISLPLFVLAALVGLAAGLYAIQSQAERLKIYLMLLLIMQGGLLGVFASVDVFFFYFFHELALIPTFIMVGVWGGRDRSYAAMKLTIYLTVGAMLSLLGLIALYVKSGANSFDLITLRQYVAGQPLGETLQQNIFAVLMFGFGILVSLWPFHTWAPLGYGAAPSSAAMLHAGVLKKFGLYGLIQVALPLLPAGLAHWSHPLAWLAVIGNVLVVGLITMAQRDLKQMIGYSSVMHMGYAFLGIAAGSTLGVGGVVMIMVAHGLSVALLFLLATSIHHRTHTFAMDEMGGLAQKTPVLAAFFTAATFASIGLPGFANFWGEFTIFIALWRFSPLITALAVSGIIISAIYGLRSVANVFFGAPTAALATVTAQHPPADLRWSEKVPALILLAALLFVGFWPKSISTPINAALSASAPAAAIQTAVAR from the coding sequence ATGAGCAATCTGCCCTTCGATCCTCTCCTCGTCTCGATCGCGTCCCCGCTCGCGCTGGCGCTCGCCATCGCCGCCGGGCTGCCGAAACGCTGGTCGGTCCGACTGGCCTACGTGGCGTTCGGAATTCCCGCGCTGCTCGCGCTGCACGTATGGTGGCACTTCAGCGCCGTTCCGCAGGAGAACGGCTACGCGTTTTTGACGAACTATCCGACGGGGCTCAGCGCCTATGGCATCGGCCTCAAGCTGGGGCTCAACGGCATCTCGCTGCCGCTGTTTGTGCTCGCCGCGCTCGTCGGCCTCGCGGCCGGCCTCTACGCGATCCAATCACAGGCGGAGCGACTGAAGATTTACCTGATGCTCCTGCTGATCATGCAGGGCGGACTGCTGGGCGTGTTCGCGAGCGTCGACGTCTTCTTCTTCTATTTTTTCCACGAACTCGCGCTGATTCCGACGTTCATCATGGTCGGCGTGTGGGGAGGCCGCGATCGCAGCTACGCCGCGATGAAGCTGACGATCTATCTCACCGTGGGCGCGATGCTGTCGCTGCTGGGGCTGATCGCGCTCTACGTGAAGAGTGGGGCGAACTCCTTCGACCTGATCACGCTGCGCCAATACGTCGCCGGCCAGCCGCTGGGCGAGACGCTGCAGCAGAATATCTTTGCGGTGCTGATGTTCGGGTTCGGCATCCTGGTTTCGCTCTGGCCGTTCCACACCTGGGCGCCGCTGGGCTACGGCGCGGCTCCCAGCTCGGCCGCGATGCTGCACGCCGGCGTGCTCAAGAAGTTCGGCTTGTACGGTCTCATTCAGGTTGCGCTACCGCTGCTGCCCGCCGGCCTTGCGCACTGGTCGCACCCGCTGGCGTGGCTCGCTGTGATCGGCAATGTGCTCGTCGTCGGCCTCATCACGATGGCGCAACGCGACCTGAAGCAGATGATCGGTTACAGCTCGGTCATGCACATGGGTTATGCGTTCCTCGGCATCGCGGCGGGCAGCACGCTCGGCGTCGGCGGCGTCGTGATGATCATGGTGGCACACGGCCTCTCGGTGGCGCTGTTGTTCCTGCTGGCGACGTCGATTCATCATCGTACGCACACGTTCGCCATGGACGAGATGGGCGGACTTGCGCAGAAAACGCCGGTGCTCGCCGCGTTCTTCACCGCGGCGACATTCGCGAGCATCGGGCTGCCAGGCTTCGCAAATTTCTGGGGCGAGTTCACCATCTTCATCGCGCTGTGGCGGTTTTCACCGTTGATCACGGCGCTGGCGGTGAGCGGCATCATCATTTCCGCGATCTATGGGTTGCGCTCGGTGGCGAACGTTTTCTTCGGCGCGCCGACCGCCGCGCTGGCGACCGTCACGGCGCAGCATCCGCCGGCCGATCTCCGCTGGTCCGAGAAGGTGCCCGCGTTGATCCTGCTCGCGGCGCTGCTTTTTGTCGGCTTCTGGCCGAAGTCGATCTCCACGCCGATCAACGCCGCGTTGAGCGCATCCGCGCCCGCCGCAGCCATTCAAACCGCCGTCGCCCGCTAA
- a CDS encoding NADH-quinone oxidoreductase subunit N → MNLEAVKHAASLNEWSGLIPEIALGCLALLLLVVEMVLPKKRHDLIATIAIIGQFGILGWVAWDFHSPFLGRNDAFSGLLQFSYVGQAMRVFFLLSSIFVSILARVSLAKQQLPRIEFYHIVLVATAAMMLLAQANHFVLFFVALETLTVGLYILVSYFRTSPLSLEAGLKYLIMGALSSSLLLFGIVLLYGVAGNPALEGHTADPMNFAALTRFLALNPDNFLAAAGIVLVLSGIAFKIGAFPFQIWIPDVYQGAPTPTTAFLAVSSKAAGFAILLVLVNSVFGPYWWLVQPVLVAMAVATILFGNIAALTQHNVKRLIGLSGVSHAGFLLIGIIASHSVPSAVGAVLFYLFAYLLATFAVFGVMAHLAGADDAEQELDHYAGLAKEDPFLAAILAVALGSLAGIPPLAGFMGKLFVFIAAFKAGFYGLLAVAIVGVVISIYYYFGWIKAAFFETWTPPADAVNPRPARTPVGAAAGVALATLALCSILFGVYQGPLGAWLLAR, encoded by the coding sequence ATGAATCTCGAAGCCGTCAAACACGCCGCCTCGTTGAACGAGTGGTCCGGGCTCATCCCCGAGATCGCACTCGGCTGCCTCGCGTTGCTGCTGCTCGTGGTGGAGATGGTGCTGCCGAAAAAACGGCACGACCTCATCGCGACGATCGCGATCATCGGCCAGTTTGGCATTCTCGGCTGGGTTGCGTGGGACTTCCATTCGCCGTTCCTCGGACGCAACGACGCGTTCAGCGGCCTGCTCCAGTTCAGCTATGTGGGCCAGGCGATGCGCGTGTTCTTCCTCCTGTCGTCGATTTTTGTCAGCATTCTCGCACGCGTCAGCCTCGCGAAACAGCAGCTGCCGCGGATCGAGTTTTACCACATCGTGCTCGTGGCCACCGCGGCGATGATGCTGCTCGCGCAGGCGAACCACTTCGTCCTGTTCTTTGTCGCGCTGGAGACGCTCACGGTCGGACTTTACATTCTGGTCAGTTACTTCCGCACGAGCCCGCTGTCGCTGGAGGCGGGGCTGAAATACCTGATCATGGGTGCGCTGAGCTCGTCGCTGCTGCTGTTCGGCATCGTCCTGCTCTACGGCGTCGCCGGCAATCCGGCGCTCGAGGGCCACACGGCGGATCCGATGAATTTTGCCGCGCTCACGCGGTTCCTCGCGCTCAATCCGGACAACTTCCTCGCGGCCGCTGGCATCGTATTGGTGCTGTCCGGCATCGCCTTCAAGATCGGCGCGTTTCCGTTCCAGATCTGGATTCCCGACGTGTATCAAGGGGCGCCCACGCCCACGACCGCGTTCCTCGCCGTGTCGTCAAAGGCAGCCGGATTCGCGATCCTGCTCGTGCTGGTGAACAGCGTGTTCGGGCCGTACTGGTGGCTCGTCCAGCCGGTGTTGGTCGCGATGGCGGTGGCTACGATCCTGTTCGGCAACATCGCCGCGCTCACCCAGCACAACGTAAAGCGGTTGATTGGTCTCTCCGGCGTGTCGCACGCGGGCTTTCTGCTGATCGGCATCATCGCGTCGCATTCGGTTCCGTCCGCCGTCGGCGCGGTGCTGTTTTACCTGTTCGCGTACCTGCTCGCGACGTTCGCGGTATTCGGGGTGATGGCGCATCTGGCGGGCGCCGACGACGCCGAACAGGAACTCGATCACTACGCCGGGCTCGCGAAGGAGGATCCCTTCCTCGCGGCCATCCTGGCGGTCGCGCTCGGCTCGCTCGCTGGCATCCCGCCGCTCGCCGGGTTCATGGGAAAACTCTTCGTGTTCATTGCGGCATTCAAGGCCGGCTTCTACGGGCTGCTCGCCGTCGCGATCGTGGGCGTGGTGATCTCGATCTATTACTATTTCGGCTGGATCAAGGCCGCGTTCTTCGAGACGTGGACGCCCCCGGCTGACGCAGTGAACCCGCGGCCGGCGCGGACCCCAGTCGGCGCAGCCGCAGGCGTCGCGCTCGCGACGCTGGCGCTGTGCTCGATCCTTTTCGGCGTCTATCAGGGCCCCCTCGGCGCCTGGCTGCTCGCGCGCTGA
- a CDS encoding NuoI/complex I 23 kDa subunit family protein: MPVVPVERKPLTLAERTYIPQILGGLKTTFRHLVRKKQTMEYPEQRPAIPPGYRGVPTLVKDPNGREKCVSCQLCEFVCPPKAIRIWPGEIAADAPTAHVERAPREFEIDMLRCIYCGMCQEVCPEEAIFLQQQYTMTGYTRAEMVNNKQRLYELGGTLPDQHFKWDKKKAAELHNKAHH; the protein is encoded by the coding sequence ATGCCCGTCGTCCCCGTCGAACGTAAGCCGCTCACTCTCGCCGAGCGCACCTACATCCCGCAAATCCTCGGCGGGCTGAAGACCACGTTCCGCCATCTCGTCCGCAAGAAGCAGACGATGGAGTATCCGGAGCAGCGGCCGGCAATCCCGCCCGGCTATCGCGGCGTGCCCACGCTGGTGAAGGATCCGAACGGCCGCGAGAAATGCGTCTCCTGCCAGTTGTGCGAATTCGTCTGCCCGCCGAAGGCGATCCGGATCTGGCCGGGCGAGATTGCCGCCGATGCGCCGACCGCGCACGTCGAGCGCGCGCCACGCGAGTTCGAGATCGACATGCTCCGCTGCATCTACTGCGGCATGTGCCAGGAGGTTTGTCCCGAGGAGGCGATTTTCCTGCAGCAGCAGTACACGATGACCGGCTACACCCGCGCCGAAATGGTCAACAACAAGCAGCGGCTCTACGAGCTCGGCGGCACGCTGCCCGACCAGCATTTCAAATGGGACAAGAAGAAGGCCGCCGAGCTGCACAACAAGGCGCACCACTGA
- a CDS encoding YXWGXW repeat-containing protein, whose translation MNAKIILIALACGAPLAAFAGTHVSVGVTIGRPAPIIIARPPPVRVSEARTLPPTPDYVWIEGHYTWQNQQWVWIPAAWVQPPQPSAVWVAPRWDAAAQSWTDGYWQVTQTQPTTPPPPVAVAAPTGPTVVITTPPPPPRREHRGYRPGRAYVWIDGYWALRHGHHVWVSGYWTRPPHGHGHWVAPRWDHRGGSYVFIEGFWR comes from the coding sequence ATGAATGCAAAAATCATCCTGATTGCGCTAGCGTGTGGTGCGCCTTTGGCCGCTTTCGCCGGCACCCATGTATCGGTTGGCGTGACGATTGGCCGGCCGGCGCCGATCATCATCGCGCGGCCGCCACCCGTGCGGGTGTCAGAGGCGCGCACGCTGCCGCCGACGCCAGACTATGTTTGGATCGAGGGCCACTATACTTGGCAGAACCAGCAGTGGGTCTGGATCCCGGCCGCGTGGGTGCAGCCGCCGCAGCCCAGCGCGGTGTGGGTTGCGCCCCGTTGGGACGCCGCGGCGCAATCGTGGACGGACGGCTATTGGCAAGTGACTCAAACGCAGCCGACGACGCCACCGCCGCCAGTCGCTGTCGCCGCACCCACGGGCCCGACCGTCGTGATCACCACGCCGCCTCCCCCGCCGCGGCGAGAGCATCGCGGCTATCGACCAGGTCGCGCTTACGTATGGATCGACGGATACTGGGCGCTACGGCACGGCCATCACGTGTGGGTGTCCGGCTACTGGACCCGGCCGCCACACGGGCATGGGCATTGGGTGGCGCCGCGCTGGGACCACCGCGGCGGGAGCTACGTTTTCATCGAGGGCTTCTGGCGGTAG